Proteins from one Burkholderia oklahomensis C6786 genomic window:
- a CDS encoding ArsR/SmtB family transcription factor, with amino-acid sequence MSVSDRHHHFPGLSRLGALLADPGRAAMLWALMDGSARPAGELTMIAGLSPSAASAHLARLTDGGLLALDVRGRHRYYRIASPDIAAAIEALANVAQAAAPRRPTSQPARTVPPDMRYARTCYDHMAGELAVQVFERLMSRGWLATTDGALDATAAGAAQFAQWGIDIGGQRAKRRRFACTCPDWSERRPHLGGALGAALLDSFCRHGWIEHAGKPRVLRVTPAGRREFDALLTGE; translated from the coding sequence ATGTCCGTTTCCGATCGCCACCACCACTTTCCCGGCCTGAGCCGCCTCGGCGCGCTGCTCGCCGACCCCGGACGCGCCGCGATGCTCTGGGCGCTGATGGACGGCAGCGCGCGCCCCGCGGGCGAGCTGACGATGATCGCCGGGCTGTCGCCGTCGGCGGCGAGCGCGCATCTCGCGCGGCTCACGGACGGAGGTCTGCTCGCGCTCGACGTGCGCGGCCGCCATCGCTACTACCGGATCGCGTCGCCCGACATCGCCGCCGCGATCGAGGCGCTCGCGAACGTCGCGCAGGCGGCCGCGCCGCGTCGCCCGACCTCGCAGCCGGCGCGCACCGTGCCGCCCGACATGCGCTACGCGCGCACCTGCTACGACCACATGGCGGGCGAGCTCGCGGTGCAGGTGTTCGAGCGGCTGATGTCGCGCGGCTGGCTTGCGACGACGGACGGCGCGCTCGACGCGACCGCGGCGGGCGCCGCGCAGTTCGCGCAATGGGGAATCGACATCGGCGGCCAGCGCGCGAAGCGCCGCCGCTTCGCATGCACGTGCCCGGACTGGAGCGAGCGCCGTCCGCACCTGGGCGGCGCGCTCGGCGCGGCGCTCCTCGACAGCTTCTGCCGGCACGGCTGGATCGAGCACGCGGGCAAGCCGCGCGTGCTGCGCGTGACGCCCGCCGGCCGGCGCGAATTCGACGCGCTGCTTACCGGCGAATGA
- a CDS encoding acyl-CoA thioesterase: MPATPPAPLDRTETVFRFLAEPTSVNFGGKVHGGALMKWIDETAYACAAIWSSRYCVTVSVGNIRFQRPILVGNLVELKARVVATGRTSMHIHVSVHAGDPKGGVLRQTTDCLVVFVAVDENGNPVPVPPFVPVTDEQKRLAQYAMDVRTALDKIVELKPEEVAKGEV, encoded by the coding sequence ATGCCCGCCACGCCCCCCGCGCCGCTTGATCGCACCGAGACCGTTTTCCGCTTCCTCGCCGAGCCGACGTCCGTGAACTTCGGCGGCAAGGTGCACGGCGGCGCGCTGATGAAATGGATCGACGAGACCGCGTACGCGTGCGCGGCGATCTGGTCGAGCCGCTATTGCGTGACGGTGAGCGTCGGCAACATCCGCTTCCAGCGGCCGATCCTCGTCGGCAATCTCGTCGAGCTGAAGGCGCGCGTCGTCGCGACGGGCCGCACGAGCATGCACATCCACGTGTCGGTGCACGCGGGCGATCCGAAGGGCGGCGTGCTGCGCCAGACGACCGATTGCCTCGTCGTGTTCGTCGCGGTCGACGAGAACGGCAACCCGGTGCCGGTGCCGCCGTTCGTGCCCGTCACCGACGAGCAGAAGCGGCTCGCGCAATATGCGATGGACGTGCGGACCGCGCTCGACAAGATCGTCGAGCTCAAGCCCGAGGAAGTCGCGAAAGGGGAAGTGTGA
- the fumC gene encoding class II fumarate hydratase, whose translation MSEAVRMERDTFGEIAVPAARLWGAQTQRSLQNFKISTEKQSPELIHALALIKRAAAAVNLELGVLAQDKANAIIAAADEIVAGRHPDEFPLAVWQTGSGTQTNMNLNEVIANRASELLGGERGESRKVHPNDDVNRGQSSNDVFPTAMHVAAARAIVSHLLPALRTLRTTLDAKATAFADIVKIGRTHLQDATPLTLGQEFSGYVAQLDQGIRHVEAALPHLYELAQGGTAVGTGLNAHPRFAAGVAAEIGRLTALPFVSAPNKFEVMAAADALVFAHGALKTVAASLMKIANDIRWLASGPRCGLGELSIPENEPGSSIMPGKVNPTQSEAVTMLCCQVFGNDVAVNFGGASGNFELNVFRPMIAHNVLQSVRLLADGAQSFNDHCAVGIEPNRPRIDALLNESLMLVTALNPHIGYDKAAQIAKNAHKEGTTLKAAALALGYVTEAQFDEWVRPEKMVGKD comes from the coding sequence ATGAGCGAAGCAGTACGGATGGAGCGCGACACGTTCGGTGAAATCGCCGTGCCCGCGGCCCGGCTATGGGGCGCGCAAACGCAGCGCTCGCTGCAGAACTTCAAGATCTCGACCGAGAAGCAATCGCCCGAGCTGATTCATGCGCTCGCGCTGATCAAGCGCGCGGCGGCCGCCGTCAATCTCGAGCTCGGCGTGCTCGCGCAAGACAAGGCGAACGCGATCATCGCCGCCGCCGACGAGATCGTCGCGGGCCGGCATCCCGACGAATTCCCGCTCGCGGTCTGGCAAACGGGTTCGGGCACGCAGACGAACATGAACCTGAACGAAGTGATCGCGAACCGCGCGAGCGAGCTGCTCGGCGGCGAACGCGGCGAGAGCCGCAAGGTGCATCCGAACGACGACGTCAATCGCGGCCAGTCGTCGAACGACGTATTCCCGACCGCGATGCACGTCGCCGCCGCGCGCGCGATCGTCTCGCATCTGCTGCCCGCGCTGCGCACGCTGCGCACGACGCTCGACGCGAAGGCGACCGCGTTCGCCGACATCGTGAAGATCGGCCGCACGCATCTGCAGGACGCGACGCCGCTCACGCTCGGCCAGGAATTCTCCGGCTACGTCGCGCAGCTCGATCAGGGGATCCGCCACGTCGAAGCGGCGCTGCCGCATCTGTACGAGCTCGCGCAAGGCGGCACGGCGGTCGGCACGGGTCTCAACGCGCATCCGCGGTTCGCCGCGGGCGTCGCGGCCGAGATCGGCCGGCTCACCGCGCTGCCGTTCGTCAGCGCGCCAAACAAGTTCGAAGTGATGGCCGCGGCCGACGCGCTCGTGTTCGCGCACGGCGCGCTGAAGACCGTCGCCGCGAGCCTGATGAAGATCGCGAACGACATCCGCTGGCTCGCGAGCGGCCCGCGCTGCGGGCTCGGCGAGCTGTCGATCCCGGAGAACGAGCCGGGCAGCTCGATCATGCCGGGCAAGGTCAATCCGACCCAGTCCGAAGCGGTGACGATGCTGTGCTGCCAGGTGTTCGGCAACGACGTCGCGGTGAACTTCGGCGGCGCGAGCGGCAATTTCGAGCTGAACGTGTTCCGGCCGATGATCGCGCACAACGTGCTGCAATCGGTGCGGCTGCTGGCGGACGGCGCGCAGAGCTTCAACGATCACTGCGCGGTCGGCATCGAGCCGAATCGTCCGCGCATCGACGCGCTGCTCAACGAATCGCTGATGCTCGTGACGGCGCTCAATCCGCACATCGGCTATGACAAGGCCGCGCAGATCGCGAAGAACGCGCACAAGGAAGGCACGACGCTCAAGGCCGCCGCGCTCGCGCTCGGCTACGTGACCGAAGCGCAGTTCGACGAATGGGTGCGGCCGGAGAAGATGGTCGGCAAGGACTGA
- a CDS encoding MATE family efflux transporter, protein MSPTGFTRAAATPPPTLSRHAADTARLAAPLAIAQLSQMAMSVTDTVLLGSLGPDALAAGGLGANLFFVVVTLLQGVLTSVSVSVAHARGAKAEHRVPHIYWTGFALSLLLALPAFVLLSFAEPLLRAFGEPATLARNVGEYAAVLRFAAPGSLIGVGLMRSFLPAIGAAKRLLWVSLAGVGINAFLNYGLIHGAFGLPRLGFLGSATATSITIWLSALTLVALLHGRPTFKHFVAATRPRLPLMGELFGIGWPVAITYGVESTLFLATGLTVGVLGESSLAAHQIALNVASVAFMVPLAIGQAANVRVGYWAGAGAPVAARHAGFVALGLGIAFMSLSGLALIVAPHAIVGLYLKLDDPANAHTVALATSLLGIAAVFQIVDGMQTVGSGCLRGLKDTRVPMLAATLGYWGIGFPTGYWFAFHAGLGARGLWWGLAAGLASVAVLMTWRFHRKSAALGARAGA, encoded by the coding sequence ATGTCGCCTACCGGTTTCACGCGAGCGGCCGCAACGCCGCCGCCCACCCTGTCCCGTCATGCCGCCGATACGGCGCGCCTCGCCGCGCCGCTCGCGATCGCGCAACTCTCGCAAATGGCGATGAGCGTCACCGACACCGTGCTGCTCGGCTCGCTCGGCCCCGACGCGCTCGCGGCGGGCGGCCTCGGCGCGAATCTGTTCTTCGTCGTCGTCACGCTGCTGCAGGGCGTGCTGACGTCGGTCAGCGTGAGCGTCGCGCACGCGCGCGGCGCGAAGGCCGAGCATCGCGTGCCGCACATCTACTGGACGGGCTTCGCGCTGTCGCTGCTGCTCGCGCTTCCGGCATTCGTGCTGCTGTCGTTCGCGGAGCCGCTCCTGCGCGCGTTCGGCGAGCCGGCGACGCTCGCGCGCAACGTCGGCGAATACGCGGCCGTACTGCGCTTCGCGGCGCCAGGCAGCCTGATCGGCGTCGGGCTGATGCGCTCGTTCCTGCCCGCGATCGGCGCCGCGAAACGGCTGCTGTGGGTGTCGCTCGCGGGCGTCGGCATCAACGCATTCCTCAACTACGGCCTCATTCACGGCGCATTCGGGCTGCCGCGGCTCGGCTTCCTCGGCTCCGCGACCGCGACGTCGATCACGATCTGGCTCTCCGCGCTCACGCTCGTCGCGCTGCTGCACGGACGGCCGACGTTCAAGCACTTCGTCGCCGCCACGCGGCCGCGGCTGCCGCTGATGGGCGAGCTGTTCGGCATCGGCTGGCCGGTCGCGATCACGTACGGCGTCGAGTCGACGCTCTTCCTCGCGACGGGCTTGACGGTCGGCGTGCTCGGCGAGTCGTCGCTCGCCGCGCACCAGATCGCGCTCAACGTCGCGTCGGTCGCGTTCATGGTGCCGCTCGCGATCGGCCAGGCGGCGAACGTGCGCGTCGGCTACTGGGCGGGCGCCGGCGCGCCCGTCGCCGCGCGGCACGCGGGCTTCGTCGCGCTCGGGCTCGGCATCGCGTTCATGTCGCTGTCGGGGCTCGCGCTGATCGTCGCACCGCATGCGATCGTCGGTCTCTATCTGAAGCTCGACGATCCCGCGAACGCGCACACGGTCGCGCTCGCGACGTCGCTGCTCGGGATCGCCGCCGTGTTCCAGATCGTCGACGGGATGCAGACGGTCGGCTCCGGCTGCCTGCGCGGCCTGAAGGACACGCGCGTGCCGATGCTCGCCGCGACGCTCGGCTATTGGGGCATCGGCTTTCCGACCGGCTACTGGTTCGCGTTCCACGCGGGCCTCGGCGCACGCGGGCTGTGGTGGGGGCTCGCGGCCGGGCTCGCGAGCGTCGCCGTGCTGATGACTTGGCGGTTCCATCGGAAAAGCGCGGCGCTCGGCGCGCGGGCGGGCGCTTGA
- a CDS encoding RNA-binding S4 domain-containing protein — MPNLDFTLTGEFVELHNLLKLTGLADSGGSAKVIVASGAVKVDGAVELRKTCKIRAGQVVLFGDTRIAVHGAS; from the coding sequence ATGCCCAATCTGGATTTCACGCTGACCGGCGAATTCGTCGAACTGCATAATCTGCTCAAGCTCACCGGACTCGCGGACAGCGGCGGCTCGGCGAAGGTGATCGTCGCGTCGGGCGCCGTGAAGGTCGACGGCGCGGTCGAGTTGCGCAAGACCTGCAAGATCCGCGCGGGCCAGGTCGTACTGTTCGGCGACACGCGCATCGCCGTGCACGGCGCGTCGTAG
- a CDS encoding DUF4088 family protein — MGQITLTLKDDTVASLRKDFDAFVRVSLKLDPQFVTPSFEDFLRAKLLDSMVPLTEHAVQRLLQGGQYAWAKRTLDKEFPDVLTILIRQAGEFGFGFASRSEWTPDELAKACRDWAAAVVSGAQGDAALVDPLAAQIKAAVTDIQTLEERMQTPAWRLAESLRQRVYEAKLACEMSVGSIAREKLGELRGLLRLGIAHGSFQKQEAQQIMEYLRLLKPELFVEEPYDVFTRIAAWLRSVFMVATPARGAQNASQPQGRRRP, encoded by the coding sequence ATGGGCCAGATCACTCTCACTCTGAAAGACGACACCGTCGCTTCCTTGCGCAAAGACTTCGACGCGTTCGTGCGCGTGTCGCTCAAGCTCGATCCGCAATTCGTCACGCCGTCGTTCGAGGATTTCCTGCGCGCGAAGCTGCTCGACAGCATGGTGCCGCTCACCGAGCACGCGGTGCAGCGGCTCCTGCAAGGCGGCCAGTATGCGTGGGCGAAGCGCACGCTCGACAAGGAGTTTCCGGACGTCCTCACGATCCTGATCCGGCAGGCGGGCGAATTCGGTTTCGGCTTCGCGTCGCGTTCCGAATGGACGCCCGACGAGCTCGCGAAAGCGTGCCGCGACTGGGCGGCCGCCGTCGTGTCCGGCGCGCAGGGCGACGCGGCGCTCGTCGATCCGCTCGCCGCGCAGATCAAGGCGGCCGTCACCGACATCCAGACGCTCGAGGAACGGATGCAGACGCCCGCGTGGCGGCTCGCCGAATCGCTGCGGCAACGCGTGTACGAGGCGAAGCTCGCATGCGAGATGAGCGTCGGCAGCATCGCGCGCGAAAAGCTCGGCGAGCTGCGCGGACTGCTCAGGCTCGGCATCGCGCACGGCTCGTTCCAGAAGCAGGAAGCGCAGCAGATCATGGAATACCTGCGGCTCCTGAAGCCCGAACTCTTCGTCGAAGAGCCGTACGACGTTTTCACACGGATCGCCGCTTGGCTGCGCAGCGTGTTCATGGTCGCGACGCCCGCGCGCGGCGCGCAGAACGCGTCGCAGCCGCAGGGCCGGCGCCGCCCGTAA
- a CDS encoding CreA family protein, with protein sequence MKNRYFAVLATCAALFSIASSAARGEEVASVNTNFRLTGSDRVVVEAYDDPLVNGVTCYVSRARTGGIKGTLGLAEDPTEASIACRQVGPIRFTEPLRQQTDVFSERMSFVFKTLHVVRVVDKKRNTLVYLTYSDRIATGSPKNSVTAVPVPAGTPIPVR encoded by the coding sequence ATGAAAAACCGTTACTTCGCCGTCCTCGCGACCTGCGCCGCCCTCTTCTCGATCGCCTCGTCGGCCGCGCGCGGCGAGGAAGTGGCGAGCGTCAACACCAACTTCCGCCTGACGGGCTCCGACCGCGTCGTCGTCGAAGCGTACGACGACCCGCTCGTCAACGGCGTCACCTGCTACGTGTCGCGCGCGCGCACGGGCGGCATCAAGGGCACCCTCGGCCTCGCCGAAGATCCGACCGAGGCGTCGATCGCGTGCCGGCAGGTCGGCCCGATCCGCTTCACCGAGCCGCTCAGGCAGCAAACCGACGTGTTCAGCGAACGGATGTCGTTCGTCTTCAAGACGCTGCACGTCGTGCGCGTCGTCGACAAAAAGCGCAACACGCTCGTCTATCTGACCTATAGCGACCGGATCGCGACGGGCAGCCCGAAGAACAGCGTGACCGCGGTGCCCGTGCCGGCCGGCACGCCGATTCCGGTCAGATAA
- the fdxA gene encoding ferredoxin FdxA codes for MKCKYTDCVDVCPVDCFREGPNFLAIDPDECIDCAVCVAECPTNAIYAEEDVPGDQQQFTELNADLAKIWPSITKTKPAPADADEWKDVQDKLHLLER; via the coding sequence ATCAAGTGCAAATACACGGATTGCGTCGATGTATGCCCTGTGGACTGCTTCCGTGAAGGCCCGAACTTCCTCGCGATCGATCCGGACGAGTGCATCGACTGCGCGGTGTGCGTCGCCGAATGCCCGACCAACGCGATCTACGCGGAAGAAGACGTGCCGGGCGACCAGCAGCAGTTCACCGAACTGAACGCCGACCTCGCGAAGATCTGGCCGTCGATCACGAAGACGAAGCCCGCGCCCGCCGACGCCGACGAGTGGAAGGACGTGCAGGACAAGCTGCACCTGCTCGAGCGCTGA
- the pncB gene encoding nicotinate phosphoribosyltransferase, producing the protein MIITSLLDTDLYKFTMMQVVLHHFPAASVEYRFKCRTPGADLVPYIDEIRAEVRSLCELRFTDPELDYLRRLRFIKSDFVDFLALFHLSEKYISISPSPKGGGEIDIEIKGPWLHTILFEIPVLAIVNEVYFRNTQRSPDYREGRDRLREKIKRLGAKPEFADCKIADYGTRRRFSKVWHEEVLRTLQDGLGAQFAGTSNVYYAMTHGITPLGTMAHEYLQACQALGPRLRDSQIYGLEMWAKEYRGDLGIALSDVYGMDAFLNDFDMYFCKLFDGARHDSGDPFEWGERLIKHYEANRCDPRTKVLVFSDALDVPKVMQLYERFRGRCKLAFGVGTNLTNDLGYQPLQIVIKMVRCNGQPVAKLSDSPGKSMCDDKAYLAYLRQVFGITQPPDDDAGK; encoded by the coding sequence ATGATCATCACTTCGCTGCTCGATACCGACCTGTACAAATTCACGATGATGCAGGTCGTCCTGCATCATTTTCCCGCCGCAAGCGTCGAATACCGCTTCAAATGCCGGACGCCGGGCGCCGATCTCGTGCCGTACATCGACGAGATCCGCGCCGAAGTGCGCTCGCTGTGCGAACTGCGCTTCACCGACCCCGAGCTCGACTACCTGCGCCGGCTGCGCTTCATCAAGAGCGATTTCGTCGATTTCCTCGCGCTCTTCCACCTGAGCGAGAAGTACATCTCGATCTCGCCTTCGCCGAAGGGCGGCGGCGAGATCGACATCGAGATCAAGGGGCCGTGGCTGCATACGATCCTCTTCGAGATCCCGGTGCTCGCGATCGTCAACGAGGTGTATTTCCGCAACACGCAGCGCAGCCCGGACTACCGCGAAGGGCGCGACCGGCTGCGCGAGAAGATCAAGCGGCTCGGCGCGAAGCCCGAATTCGCGGACTGCAAGATCGCCGACTACGGCACGCGCCGCCGCTTCTCGAAGGTCTGGCACGAGGAAGTGCTGCGCACGCTGCAGGACGGGCTCGGCGCGCAGTTCGCCGGCACGAGCAACGTCTATTACGCGATGACGCACGGGATCACGCCGCTCGGCACGATGGCGCACGAGTATCTGCAGGCGTGCCAGGCGCTCGGCCCGCGGCTGCGCGATTCGCAGATCTACGGCTTGGAGATGTGGGCGAAGGAATACCGCGGCGACCTCGGGATCGCGCTGTCCGACGTCTACGGGATGGACGCGTTCCTGAACGACTTCGACATGTACTTCTGCAAGCTCTTCGACGGCGCGCGCCACGACTCGGGCGATCCGTTCGAGTGGGGCGAGCGGCTCATCAAGCACTACGAGGCGAACCGCTGCGATCCGCGCACGAAGGTGCTCGTGTTCTCCGACGCGCTCGACGTCCCGAAGGTCATGCAGCTGTACGAACGATTCCGCGGCCGCTGCAAGCTCGCGTTCGGCGTCGGCACGAACCTGACCAACGATCTCGGCTACCAGCCGTTGCAGATCGTCATCAAGATGGTGCGCTGCAACGGCCAGCCGGTCGCGAAGCTGTCCGATTCGCCGGGCAAGAGCATGTGCGACGACAAGGCGTATCTCGCGTATCTGCGCCAGGTGTTCGGGATCACGCAGCCGCCCGACGACGACGCGGGCAAGTGA
- a CDS encoding LutC/YkgG family protein gives MDTSAARRNILARIRAAQGRPAELAEMEREHAADYVARHPAGPRPPLEGDLVARFVDEALRLATTVDTVASMHDAPAAAAAYLQRMGLGAQAIAWRTLDGLDWAGAGLAVEFRKPVDGDRVGITGCFCATAETGSLVLLSGPKTCSSAALLPETHIALVPASRIVAGHEDAFALIRAERGALPRAVNFVSGPSRTGDIEQTIVLGAHGPYRVHAIVVRDA, from the coding sequence ATGGACACATCGGCTGCCCGCCGCAACATCCTCGCGCGCATCCGCGCGGCGCAGGGCCGCCCGGCCGAGCTGGCCGAGATGGAGCGCGAGCATGCGGCCGATTACGTCGCGCGCCATCCGGCGGGGCCGCGCCCGCCGCTCGAGGGCGATCTCGTCGCTCGCTTCGTCGACGAGGCGCTGCGGCTTGCGACGACCGTCGACACCGTCGCGTCGATGCACGACGCGCCCGCCGCGGCGGCCGCTTATCTGCAGCGGATGGGGCTCGGCGCGCAGGCGATCGCGTGGCGGACGCTCGACGGGCTCGACTGGGCGGGCGCGGGGCTCGCGGTCGAATTCCGCAAGCCGGTCGACGGCGATCGCGTCGGCATCACCGGCTGTTTTTGCGCGACGGCGGAAACCGGTTCGCTGGTTCTGCTGTCTGGTCCGAAGACGTGCTCGTCCGCCGCGCTGCTGCCTGAAACCCATATCGCGCTCGTGCCCGCGTCGCGGATCGTCGCGGGGCACGAGGACGCGTTCGCGCTGATCCGCGCGGAGCGCGGCGCATTGCCGCGCGCGGTGAACTTCGTGTCGGGGCCGTCGCGCACCGGCGACATCGAGCAGACGATCGTGCTCGGCGCGCATGGTCCGTATCGCGTGCACGCGATCGTCGTGCGCGACGCGTGA
- a CDS encoding sodium:proton antiporter — protein MKRHAAWAGMALGGALGAAPALASAATLDGAALSAFWAIPFAGILLSIAVFPLIAPVFWHHHFGKIAAAWAVAFLIPFAATFGFGNAFGTLMHALFEEYIPFIVLLTSLYTVAGGICVRGNLHGTPKLNTGILALGTVLASVMGTTGAAMLLIRPLLRANDNRKHVVHVVVFFIFLVANAGGSLSPLGDPPLFLGFLNGVDFFWTTTHLALPMLFICGILLTLFFAVDTYFYRKGGEEMKPFLDPTPDSRGVSIEGKINFVLLGAVIALVLMSGLWKPGITFDWFGTHVALQNALRDVALVVVALVSLAITPRSAREGNAFNWAPIEEVAKLFAGIFVTIAPVIVILRAGGDGVFAPIVHLVTDADGKPIDAMYFWATGVLSSFLDNAPTYLVFFNLAGGDAQALMTTGATTLAAISAGAVFMGANSYIGNAPNFMVKAIAESRGVRMPSFFAYLGWALAILVPVFLLTTWVFFSG, from the coding sequence ATGAAACGACATGCCGCCTGGGCGGGCATGGCGCTGGGGGGCGCGTTAGGCGCCGCTCCCGCGCTCGCATCGGCCGCAACGCTCGACGGTGCCGCGCTTTCCGCGTTCTGGGCGATCCCGTTCGCGGGCATCCTGTTGTCGATCGCGGTCTTCCCGCTGATCGCGCCCGTGTTCTGGCATCACCATTTCGGCAAGATCGCCGCGGCCTGGGCGGTCGCGTTCCTGATTCCGTTCGCCGCGACGTTCGGCTTCGGCAACGCGTTCGGCACGTTGATGCACGCGCTCTTCGAGGAGTACATCCCGTTCATCGTGCTGCTGACGTCGCTCTACACGGTCGCGGGCGGCATCTGCGTGCGCGGCAACCTGCACGGCACGCCGAAGCTCAACACCGGCATCCTCGCGCTCGGCACCGTGCTCGCGAGCGTGATGGGCACGACGGGCGCCGCGATGCTGCTGATCCGGCCGCTCCTGCGTGCGAACGACAACCGCAAGCACGTCGTGCACGTCGTCGTGTTCTTCATCTTCCTCGTAGCGAACGCGGGCGGCTCGCTGTCGCCGCTCGGCGATCCGCCGCTCTTCCTCGGCTTCCTGAACGGCGTCGATTTCTTCTGGACGACGACCCATCTCGCGCTGCCGATGCTCTTCATCTGCGGGATCCTGCTCACGCTCTTCTTCGCGGTCGATACGTACTTCTATCGGAAGGGCGGCGAGGAGATGAAGCCGTTCCTCGATCCGACGCCCGATTCGCGCGGCGTGTCGATCGAGGGCAAGATCAACTTCGTGCTGCTCGGCGCGGTGATCGCGCTCGTGCTGATGAGCGGCCTCTGGAAGCCGGGCATCACGTTCGATTGGTTCGGCACGCACGTGGCGCTGCAAAACGCGCTGCGCGACGTCGCGCTCGTCGTCGTCGCGCTCGTGTCGCTCGCGATCACGCCGCGCTCGGCGCGCGAGGGCAACGCGTTCAACTGGGCGCCGATCGAAGAGGTCGCGAAGCTGTTCGCGGGCATCTTCGTGACGATCGCGCCGGTGATCGTGATCCTGCGCGCGGGCGGCGACGGCGTGTTCGCGCCGATCGTCCATCTCGTCACGGACGCCGACGGCAAGCCGATCGACGCGATGTACTTCTGGGCGACGGGCGTGCTGTCGTCGTTCCTCGACAATGCGCCGACCTATCTCGTGTTCTTCAATCTCGCGGGCGGCGACGCGCAGGCGCTGATGACGACGGGCGCGACGACGCTCGCGGCGATCTCGGCGGGCGCCGTGTTCATGGGCGCGAACAGCTACATCGGCAACGCGCCGAATTTCATGGTGAAGGCGATCGCCGAGTCGCGCGGCGTGAGGATGCCGAGCTTCTTCGCGTACCTCGGCTGGGCGCTCGCGATCCTCGTGCCGGTGTTCTTGCTGACGACGTGGGTGTTCTTCAGCGGTTAG
- a CDS encoding 2-hydroxyacid dehydrogenase has protein sequence MQKILVARSIFPDVIERLKQYFDVDWNDGDALPPDALEARLSDKDGALTAGDVIDASVLAAAPRLRVVSNMAVGYNNFDIGAFNAAHVLGTNTPDVLNETTADFGWALMMAAARRIAESEHWLRAGQWRKWSYDSFLGADIHGATLGVIGMGRIGQAIARRARGFNMRVIYHNRSRVAPEIEAELNAEYVSKAALLAQADHVVLVLPYSAESHHTIGAAELALMKPTATLTNIARGGIVDDAALADALRDKRIAAAGLDVFEGEPGVHPALLEVPNVVLTPHIASASEGTRRAMANLAADNLIAALGEGPRAGLPPNPINPGVLGKARI, from the coding sequence ATGCAGAAAATCCTGGTCGCGCGCTCGATCTTTCCGGACGTGATCGAGCGGCTCAAGCAATATTTCGACGTCGACTGGAACGACGGCGACGCGCTTCCGCCCGATGCGCTCGAGGCGCGTCTTTCGGACAAGGACGGCGCGCTGACGGCGGGCGACGTGATCGACGCGTCGGTGCTCGCGGCCGCGCCGCGGCTGCGCGTCGTGTCGAACATGGCGGTCGGCTACAACAACTTCGACATCGGCGCGTTCAACGCCGCGCACGTGCTCGGCACCAACACGCCCGACGTGCTGAACGAGACGACGGCCGACTTCGGCTGGGCGCTGATGATGGCGGCCGCGCGGCGGATCGCCGAATCCGAGCACTGGCTGCGCGCGGGCCAATGGCGCAAGTGGTCGTATGACAGCTTCCTCGGCGCGGACATCCACGGCGCGACGCTCGGCGTGATCGGCATGGGCCGCATCGGCCAGGCGATCGCGCGCCGCGCGCGCGGCTTCAATATGCGCGTGATCTATCACAACCGCTCGCGCGTCGCGCCCGAGATCGAGGCGGAGCTGAACGCCGAGTATGTGTCGAAGGCGGCGCTTCTCGCGCAGGCCGATCACGTCGTGCTCGTGCTGCCGTATTCGGCCGAGAGCCATCATACGATCGGCGCGGCCGAGCTCGCGCTGATGAAGCCGACCGCGACGCTCACGAACATCGCGCGCGGCGGGATCGTCGACGACGCGGCGCTCGCCGACGCGCTGCGCGACAAGCGGATCGCGGCGGCCGGCCTCGACGTGTTCGAAGGCGAGCCGGGCGTGCATCCGGCGCTGCTCGAGGTGCCGAACGTCGTGCTGACGCCGCACATCGCGAGCGCGAGCGAAGGCACGCGGCGCGCGATGGCGAATCTCGCCGCGGACAACCTGATCGCCGCGTTGGGCGAGGGGCCGCGCGCAGGCCTTCCGCCGAATCCGATCAATCCCGGCGTGCTGGGGAAGGCTCGCATATGA